A window of the Cololabis saira isolate AMF1-May2022 chromosome 19, fColSai1.1, whole genome shotgun sequence genome harbors these coding sequences:
- the LOC133418814 gene encoding cytochrome c oxidase assembly factor 3 homolog, mitochondrial: MADDKTPPKTDAPFATRIDPAKEELSREQAYFIRQVELAQWKKKTAKLRTRNVVTGLAIGALVLGIYGYTFYSVSQERIMDEIDEEAKRARLRGPKTGAN; encoded by the exons ATGGCCGACGACAAGACTCCTCCGAAGACTGATGCTCCCTTCGCCACCAGGATAGACCCCGCGAAGGAAGAGCTGTCCCGGGAACAGGCGTACTTCATCAGACAGGTGGAGCTCGCACAGTGGAAGAAGAAGACGGCGAAGCTGCGGACTCGTAACGTGGTGACGGGGCTGGCCATCGGCGCGCTGGTGCTGGGCATCT ATGGCTACACATTTTATTCAGTGTCTCAGGAGCGGATCATGGATGAGATTGACGAGGAGGCCAAGCGGGCGAGACTGCGGGGACCGAAGACGGGAGCCAACTGA